From one Anopheles bellator chromosome 1, idAnoBellAS_SP24_06.2, whole genome shotgun sequence genomic stretch:
- the LOC131214877 gene encoding guanine nucleotide-binding protein G(q) subunit alpha isoform X4 produces the protein MECCLSEEAKEQKRINQEIERQLRRDKRDARRELKLLLLGTGESGKSTFIKQMRIIHGSGYSDEDKRGFIKLVYQNIFMAMQSMIRAMDLLKILYSDPANIEHAELIRSVDFETVTTFEPPYVQAIKDLWADAGIQECYDRRREYQLTDSAKYYLMEIDRVAATNYLPTEQDILRVRVPTTGIIEYPFDLEEIRFRMVDVGGQRSERRKWIHCFENVTSIIFLVALSEYDQILFESENENRMEESKALFKTIITYPWFQHSSVILFLNKKDLLEEKIMYSHLVDYFPEYDGPQRDAIAAREFILRMFVDLNPDSEKIIYSHFTCATDTENIRFVFAAVKDTILQSNLKEYNLV, from the exons ATGGAGTGCTGCTTATCCGAGGAGGCCAAAGAGCAAAAGCGCATCAATCAGGAGATTGAGCGGCAGCTGCGACGAGACAAACGGGATGCCAGGCGCGAACTTAAGTTGTTGCTACTGG GTACTGGTGAATCGGGTAAATCAACATTCATCAAACAGATGCGTATTATCCACGGTAGTGGCTATTCGGACGAAGATAAGCGGGGTTTCATAAAACTAGTCTACCAAAACATATTCATGGCAATGCAGTCGATGATACGAGCGATGGATCTGTTGAAAATCCTCTACAGTGATCCAGCAAATATC GAACACGCTGAATTGATTCGAAGTGTAGACTTTGAAACAGTAACCACATTCGAACCGCCGTACGTTCAAGCAATCAAAGACTTATGGGCCGACGCTGGCATCCAAGAATGTTACGATCGAAGGAGAGAGTATCAACTAACAGATTCCGCTAAATA TTATCTAATGGAGATCGATCGTGTCGCGGCAACAAACTATCTTCCAACGGAGCAGGACATTCTGAGAGTGCGTGTTCCCACGACTGGAATAATCGAGTATCCCTTCGATCTGGAAGAAATCCGGTTTAG AATGGTGGACGTCGGGGGACAAAGATCTGAAAGAAGGAAATGGattcattgttttgaaaatgttacaTCGATCATCTTCTTAGTTGCTCTTTCTGAGTACGATCAAATTCTGTTTGAATCCGAAAATGAg AATCGAATGGAAGAGTCGAAGGCATTATTTAAAACGATTATTACGTACCCATGGTTCCAGCATTCTTCAGTAATCCtgtttttgaacaaaaaagaTTTACTCGAGGAAAAGATAATGTATTCACATTTGGTCGACTATTTCCCCGAATATGATG GACCACAGAGAGATGCAATAGCTGCCAGAGAATTCATACTTCGCATGTTTGTAGATTTAAATCCAGACTCGgagaaaattatttattccCATTTCACATGTGCGACTG ACACGGAAAACATCCGGTTTGTGTTTGCCGCTGTCAAAGATACTATATTACAGTCCAACCTAAAAGAATACAATCTGGTTTGA
- the LOC131214877 gene encoding guanine nucleotide-binding protein G(q) subunit alpha isoform X3 encodes MECCLSEEAKEQKRINQEIERQLRRDKRDARRELKLLLLGTGESGKSTFIKQMRIIHGSGYSDEDKRGFIKLVYQNIFMAMQSMIRAMDLLKILYSDPANIEHAELIRSVDFETVTTFEPPYVQAIKDLWADAGIQECYDRRREYQLTDSAKYYLMEIDRVAATNYLPTEQDILRVRVPTTGIIEYPFDLEEIRFRMVDVGGQRSERRKWIHCFENVTSIIFLVALSEYDQILFESENENRMEESKALFKTIITYPWFQHSSVILFLNKKDLLEEKIMYSHLVDYFPEYDGPKLDDVKAREFILKVYLRENPDPDRMCYSHFTCATDTENIKLVFCAVKDTIMQTALKEFNLA; translated from the exons ATGGAGTGCTGCTTATCCGAGGAGGCCAAAGAGCAAAAGCGCATCAATCAGGAGATTGAGCGGCAGCTGCGACGAGACAAACGGGATGCCAGGCGCGAACTTAAGTTGTTGCTACTGG GTACTGGTGAATCGGGTAAATCAACATTCATCAAACAGATGCGTATTATCCACGGTAGTGGCTATTCGGACGAAGATAAGCGGGGTTTCATAAAACTAGTCTACCAAAACATATTCATGGCAATGCAGTCGATGATACGAGCGATGGATCTGTTGAAAATCCTCTACAGTGATCCAGCAAATATC GAACACGCTGAATTGATTCGAAGTGTAGACTTTGAAACAGTAACCACATTCGAACCGCCGTACGTTCAAGCAATCAAAGACTTATGGGCCGACGCTGGCATCCAAGAATGTTACGATCGAAGGAGAGAGTATCAACTAACAGATTCCGCTAAATA TTATCTAATGGAGATCGATCGTGTCGCGGCAACAAACTATCTTCCAACGGAGCAGGACATTCTGAGAGTGCGTGTTCCCACGACTGGAATAATCGAGTATCCCTTCGATCTGGAAGAAATCCGGTTTAG AATGGTGGACGTCGGGGGACAAAGATCTGAAAGAAGGAAATGGattcattgttttgaaaatgttacaTCGATCATCTTCTTAGTTGCTCTTTCTGAGTACGATCAAATTCTGTTTGAATCCGAAAATGAg AATCGAATGGAAGAGTCGAAGGCATTATTTAAAACGATTATTACGTACCCATGGTTCCAGCATTCTTCAGTAATCCtgtttttgaacaaaaaagaTTTACTCGAGGAAAAGATAATGTATTCACATTTGGTCGACTATTTCCCCGAATATGATG GTCCTAAACTAGACGATGTTAAAGCGCGAGAGTTTATTTTGAAAGTTTACCTCCGTGAAAACCCTGATCCGGATCGAATGTGTTACTCACATTTCACTTGTGCCACAG ACActgaaaacattaaattagtGTTCTGTGCCGTGAAAGATACTATCATGCAAACCGCACTTAAAGAATTCAATTTAGCTTAA
- the LOC131214877 gene encoding guanine nucleotide-binding protein G(q) subunit alpha isoform X2, with product MECCLSEEAKEQKRINQEIERQLRRDKRDARRELKLLLLGTGESGKSTFIKQMRIIHGSGYSDEDKRGFIKLVYQNIFMAMQSMIRAMDLLKILYSDPANIEHAELIRSVDFETVTTFEPPYVQAIKDLWADAGIQECYDRRREYQLTDSAKYYLSDMERIEKEDFLPTEQDILRARAPTTGILEYPFDLDSIIFRMVDVGGQRSERRKWIHCFENVTSIIFLVALSEYDQILFESENENRMEESKALFKTIITYPWFQHSSVILFLNKKDLLEEKIMYSHLVDYFPEYDGPQRDAIAAREFILRMFVDLNPDSEKIIYSHFTCATDTENIRFVFAAVKDTILQSNLKEYNLV from the exons ATGGAGTGCTGCTTATCCGAGGAGGCCAAAGAGCAAAAGCGCATCAATCAGGAGATTGAGCGGCAGCTGCGACGAGACAAACGGGATGCCAGGCGCGAACTTAAGTTGTTGCTACTGG GTACTGGTGAATCGGGTAAATCAACATTCATCAAACAGATGCGTATTATCCACGGTAGTGGCTATTCGGACGAAGATAAGCGGGGTTTCATAAAACTAGTCTACCAAAACATATTCATGGCAATGCAGTCGATGATACGAGCGATGGATCTGTTGAAAATCCTCTACAGTGATCCAGCAAATATC GAACACGCTGAATTGATTCGAAGTGTAGACTTTGAAACAGTAACCACATTCGAACCGCCGTACGTTCAAGCAATCAAAGACTTATGGGCCGACGCTGGCATCCAAGAATGTTACGATCGAAGGAGAGAGTATCAACTAACAGATTCCGCTAAATA TTACTTAAGCGATATGGAGCGCATTGAAAAAGAAGATTTTCTCCCTACCGAGCAAGATATTCTGAGAGCTAGGGCACCGACTACGGGTATTTTAGAGTATCCATTCGATTTGGATAGCATCATTTTTAG AATGGTGGACGTCGGGGGACAAAGATCTGAAAGAAGGAAATGGattcattgttttgaaaatgttacaTCGATCATCTTCTTAGTTGCTCTTTCTGAGTACGATCAAATTCTGTTTGAATCCGAAAATGAg AATCGAATGGAAGAGTCGAAGGCATTATTTAAAACGATTATTACGTACCCATGGTTCCAGCATTCTTCAGTAATCCtgtttttgaacaaaaaagaTTTACTCGAGGAAAAGATAATGTATTCACATTTGGTCGACTATTTCCCCGAATATGATG GACCACAGAGAGATGCAATAGCTGCCAGAGAATTCATACTTCGCATGTTTGTAGATTTAAATCCAGACTCGgagaaaattatttattccCATTTCACATGTGCGACTG ACACGGAAAACATCCGGTTTGTGTTTGCCGCTGTCAAAGATACTATATTACAGTCCAACCTAAAAGAATACAATCTGGTTTGA
- the LOC131214877 gene encoding G protein alpha q subunit isoform X1, translating to MECCLSEEAKEQKRINQEIERQLRRDKRDARRELKLLLLGTGESGKSTFIKQMRIIHGSGYSDEDKRGFIKLVYQNIFMAMQSMIRAMDLLKILYSDPANIEHAELIRSVDFETVTTFEPPYVQAIKDLWADAGIQECYDRRREYQLTDSAKYYLSDMERIEKEDFLPTEQDILRARAPTTGILEYPFDLDSIIFRMVDVGGQRSERRKWIHCFENVTSIIFLVALSEYDQILFESENENRMEESKALFKTIITYPWFQHSSVILFLNKKDLLEEKIMYSHLVDYFPEYDGPKLDDVKAREFILKVYLRENPDPDRMCYSHFTCATDTENIKLVFCAVKDTIMQTALKEFNLA from the exons ATGGAGTGCTGCTTATCCGAGGAGGCCAAAGAGCAAAAGCGCATCAATCAGGAGATTGAGCGGCAGCTGCGACGAGACAAACGGGATGCCAGGCGCGAACTTAAGTTGTTGCTACTGG GTACTGGTGAATCGGGTAAATCAACATTCATCAAACAGATGCGTATTATCCACGGTAGTGGCTATTCGGACGAAGATAAGCGGGGTTTCATAAAACTAGTCTACCAAAACATATTCATGGCAATGCAGTCGATGATACGAGCGATGGATCTGTTGAAAATCCTCTACAGTGATCCAGCAAATATC GAACACGCTGAATTGATTCGAAGTGTAGACTTTGAAACAGTAACCACATTCGAACCGCCGTACGTTCAAGCAATCAAAGACTTATGGGCCGACGCTGGCATCCAAGAATGTTACGATCGAAGGAGAGAGTATCAACTAACAGATTCCGCTAAATA TTACTTAAGCGATATGGAGCGCATTGAAAAAGAAGATTTTCTCCCTACCGAGCAAGATATTCTGAGAGCTAGGGCACCGACTACGGGTATTTTAGAGTATCCATTCGATTTGGATAGCATCATTTTTAG AATGGTGGACGTCGGGGGACAAAGATCTGAAAGAAGGAAATGGattcattgttttgaaaatgttacaTCGATCATCTTCTTAGTTGCTCTTTCTGAGTACGATCAAATTCTGTTTGAATCCGAAAATGAg AATCGAATGGAAGAGTCGAAGGCATTATTTAAAACGATTATTACGTACCCATGGTTCCAGCATTCTTCAGTAATCCtgtttttgaacaaaaaagaTTTACTCGAGGAAAAGATAATGTATTCACATTTGGTCGACTATTTCCCCGAATATGATG GTCCTAAACTAGACGATGTTAAAGCGCGAGAGTTTATTTTGAAAGTTTACCTCCGTGAAAACCCTGATCCGGATCGAATGTGTTACTCACATTTCACTTGTGCCACAG ACActgaaaacattaaattagtGTTCTGTGCCGTGAAAGATACTATCATGCAAACCGCACTTAAAGAATTCAATTTAGCTTAA
- the LOC131214879 gene encoding LDLR chaperone boca isoform X2: MMQTRLNICVLANSLILAKKFKEEEKPSWAKKDIRDFNDADMERLLEQWEEDEEPLEPDELPEHLRPAPAIDMTNVDPSNPEGILQMSKKGRTLMSFVSVNGNPTKQETEDITKIWQTSLWNNHIQAERYLIDDNRAIFMFKDGAQAWEAKDFLVEQERCLHVSIENKEYKGKHNRDEL; the protein is encoded by the exons ATGATGCAAACGAGACTAAA CATTTGCGTGCTAGCGAATAGTTTAATCTTAGCCAAAAAGTTcaaggaagaagaaaagcccAGTTGGGCGAAGAAAGACATACGCGACTTCAATGATGCCGATATGGAAAGATTGCTGGAGCAATGGGAG GAGGATGAAGAGCCGCTTGAGCCCGATGAACTGCCCGAACACTTGAGGCCAGCTCCTGCAATCGATATGACCAACGTTGATCCCTCTAATCCGGAAGGCATTCTACAGATGTCCAAGAAAGGTCGCACATTAATGTCATTTGTTAGCGTTAACGGTAATCCCACGAAGCAGGAAACGGAGGATATAACCAAGATTTGGCAGACCAGCTTGTGGAATAATCACATACAGGCGGAGCGGTACTTGATCGATGATAACCGTGCGATTTTCATGTTCAAGGATGGTGCCCAAGCATGGGAGGCCAAAGATTTTTTGGTAGAACAGGAAAGGTGTCTTCATGTATCGATTGAAAACAAGGAGTACAAAGGAAAGCATAACCGAGATGAACTGTAA
- the LOC131214878 gene encoding ribulose-phosphate 3-epimerase — protein MSLNARIGPSILNADLSQLHEESQKLLDNGADYLHLDVMDGNFVPNLTFGHPVVKCLRNKITNAFFETHMMVERPEQWIEPMADAGVQQYTFHIEPVMQKVPEVCRKVREAGMKVGLAIKPGTPVDTVQKFIEAADMVLIMTVEPGFGGQKFMAEMMPKVRWLRENYPTLDIEVDGGVGPSTIDLCAKAGANMIVAGTAIIRADDQSAVICELRNSVLRSINQQ, from the exons ATGTCCTTAAACGCTCGAATTGGTCCTTCGATACTTAATGCGGATCTGTCCCAGTTGCACGAAGAATCTCAAAAACTGCTCGATAATGGCGCCGACTATTTGCATTTGGATGTTATGGACGGAAATTTCGTACCAAACCTTACCTTCGGTCATCCAGTTGTGAAGTGTTTAAGAAACAAAATCACT AACGCCTTCTTCGAAACTCACATGATGGTCGAACGTCCTGAGCAATGGATCGAACCGATGGCTGATGCTGGAGTCCAACAGTACACCTTCCACATTGAACCTGTTATGCAAAAAGTGCCTGAAGTTTGTAGAAAAGTACGGGAAGCAGGGATGAAAGTGGGATTGGCTATCAAACCCGGAACACCTGTAGATACCGTGCAGAAGTTCATTGAAGCTGCGGATATGGTGCTGATAATGACGGTAGAGCCTGGTTTCGGTGGGCAAAAGTTTATGGCCGAGATGATGCCGAAAGTGCGATGGCTACGAGAAAACTATCCCACGTTGGACATTGAAGTTGACGGTGGTGTAGGGCCATCGACGATCGATTTGTGCGCTAAAGCAGGCGCAAATATGATCGTTGCCGGCACGGCAATCATACGGGCAGACGATCAGTCAGCTGTAATTTGCGAACTAAGAAACTCTGTATTGCGATCGATAAACCAACAATGA
- the LOC131214879 gene encoding LDLR chaperone boca isoform X1 yields MGKTLVVLSICVLANSLILAKKFKEEEKPSWAKKDIRDFNDADMERLLEQWEEDEEPLEPDELPEHLRPAPAIDMTNVDPSNPEGILQMSKKGRTLMSFVSVNGNPTKQETEDITKIWQTSLWNNHIQAERYLIDDNRAIFMFKDGAQAWEAKDFLVEQERCLHVSIENKEYKGKHNRDEL; encoded by the exons ATGGGTAAAACTTTGGTAGTCTTGAGCATTTGCGTGCTAGCGAATAGTTTAATCTTAGCCAAAAAGTTcaaggaagaagaaaagcccAGTTGGGCGAAGAAAGACATACGCGACTTCAATGATGCCGATATGGAAAGATTGCTGGAGCAATGGGAG GAGGATGAAGAGCCGCTTGAGCCCGATGAACTGCCCGAACACTTGAGGCCAGCTCCTGCAATCGATATGACCAACGTTGATCCCTCTAATCCGGAAGGCATTCTACAGATGTCCAAGAAAGGTCGCACATTAATGTCATTTGTTAGCGTTAACGGTAATCCCACGAAGCAGGAAACGGAGGATATAACCAAGATTTGGCAGACCAGCTTGTGGAATAATCACATACAGGCGGAGCGGTACTTGATCGATGATAACCGTGCGATTTTCATGTTCAAGGATGGTGCCCAAGCATGGGAGGCCAAAGATTTTTTGGTAGAACAGGAAAGGTGTCTTCATGTATCGATTGAAAACAAGGAGTACAAAGGAAAGCATAACCGAGATGAACTGTAA